A window of Gemmatimonadaceae bacterium genomic DNA:
GTACCTGGGCTGCCAGAAGCGCTAGCTGCGCGTGCAGGAGGTCAACCCACTCGCGCGGACTCAGTGCGGCCAGTTTGTGAAGGAGTCTCGTCACTCTGCTCATCCGTCCGCTCGCTGCCGTGCGCGATGACTAGCCGATGGCGTGAAAGCTCCTCTATGAGCTCCGTCACATCCGCACGAATCATGGCCGGATCGGCATCCGGGTACTGCACGGACAGCGCCGCACACAGTTCTTCGAGGGAGTTGGTGGCTGGCGGCAAGAGTTCCCACACCCGCGCTCCAACCTCGTTCAGACCGAAGTACACCTCTTCCTCGGTTGAAAAAAGAACGGCTTCGCCGTCGAGCAACGCCTTATAAATGACGTTCGGGTTCGCAACCGGAAGCATGCAGTCCCCAGCTAGCGGATACTGAGCCCCGGTCTGTTGCTTCGCCATTCGGCGAGCAGTACCGCCACATCGCGGTCCGAGGCCCACTTCGGCACCAGAAACTCGGGTTCGGTTTCGAACCCGCCACGGGTTTCGAGCACCGAACGTGCCAGTGCCAATCTATCGCGCAGCACCCACCAGCCAGAGCCGTACTCGCCCCTCGTCGTTCGCGCCTGTCACGAAGCGCAACACTGCGCTCGGTAAGACGATGCGCTCCTCGCGCCCTCGCTACACCGGGCTGCGAACACGCCACACGGATGCCGGCGTCAAGCCGGCGCCATTCCCTTCCTCGATTGGCTGGCCAAGAGCGACCGGGACTATTCCCAGGCTGCGCCGCCAATCATCATGTCCACGTGACTCATATCCAGCAAGGCCAATTGTCACAATCCGGATTCGTGCCCCGTCTTACGCTCGCCCCGCGAATGCTGCGCATCGCCCGGCCGTGCTTCGACGTACTTGGGACGTCACCGGCTGCGCATGAAACGCGAAACCGTCCCAGCCTTTCACCTCGATCGCCGAGGATTCTGATGCGTCCTAGCGCACGACTCCTGCTCGCCTCGCTCGTTCTCGCGCCGCCTGCCGCCCTTTCACAGCAGACCGCAACAACCACGGCGACGGTCACTTCCGCCGATTACGCCCGCGCCGAAAAATTTCTGGCGTGGAACACGGCGCCGCTCATCTCGGGGGCAACGGTGCGCGTCGCGTGGCTTCCAGGGGACAAATTCTGGTACCGTAACTCCACGGCGCAGGGTTACGAGTTCGTGCTGGTCGACGCCCAGCATCACACGCGGACGCGCGCGTTCGATCAAGATCGCGTCGCCGCGGCGCTCTCGGCTGCCGCCGGACGCGCCTACGACGCATGGCACCTGCCAATCACACGTCTCGAGTTCTCGGCGGATGGCCGCTCGATCACCTTTGAGACCGACGATGCGCATCGCACCTTCACGTGCGACGTCGCAGGCCACCGGTGCACGCCGCAACCGGCCCAGCCTGATCTCCGCGACGACGTCGTATCTCCCGACGGCAAGCTGGCGGCGTTCATACGCAACGACAATCTGTGGGTGCGCGATCTCGCGACGGGAACGGACCGGCAGCTCACCACCGATGGCGTCAAGGATTTCGGCTACGCGACCGACAACGCCGGTTGGACCAAGAGCGACCGGCCCGTTCTTGCATGGTCAGCCGACTCGAAGAAAATCGCCACGTTCCAGCAGGACCAGCGCGGTGTCGGTGAGATGTACCTGGTCGAGACGCGTGTCGGTCACCCAGTGCTCGAGCAATGGAAGTATCCGCTGCCGGGCGACAGCGTGATCCCGACCATTCAGCGTGTGATCATCGATCTCAATGGCCCGCGCGTCATCCGCCTGCAGATGCCGCCCGACCAACATCGGTCGACGACCTGCGATCACATCCTCTGCGGGCGGAAATTCGCGGATGTCGAGTGGAGCGGCGACGCGTCGCACCTGGCGTTCGTGTCGACGTCGCGCGATCACAAGCACGAGACGCTGCGCGTTGCCGATGCAGCCACCGGCGCCGTGCGCGATGTGCTGCAGGAGTCGGTGCCCACCTTCTACGAATCGGGCTACAACGCCGAAAACTGGCGCGTCCTCGACACGCTCAAGCAGGTGATCTGGTACTCGGAGCGCGACAACTGGGGCAATCTGTACTTGTACGACCTCGCGTCGGGATCGTTAGTCAAGCAAATCACGACCGGACCCGGCAACGTGCTGCAGGTCCTTCGAGTCGACCAGAAGGACAAGACCATCTACTTCACCAGCGCGGGACGCGAGCCAGGGACCGATCCGTATTTCGTGCAGGTGTACCGGATTCGCCTGGATGGCACTCATCTCCAGTTGCTCACGCCGGAGAACGCCGACCACGAGGTGTCGATGTCGCCCGATGGCCGGTTCTTTGTCGACAGTTGGTCGACGCCCGAAGTGCCGCCAAAGACGGTGCTGCGCGACGAGAACGGCCGCACGGTGATGCCGCTCGAGACGGCCGACATCTCGCGCCTCGTGGCCGCCGGTTGGAAGCCGCCCATCCCGATCACGGTGACAGCCCGCGACGGGAAGACCGATCTGTACGGCTTGCTGTTCCGCCCAACGAAGTTCGATTCGACGAAGAAGTATCCGATCATCAATCACATCTACCCCGGACCGCAGGTGGGCAGCGTCGGCTCCCGCTTCTTCTCGGCGTCGCGAGGCGATGCGCAATCGTTGGCAGAGTTGGGCTTCGTGGTGGTGGAGATCGACGCGATGGGCACGCCGATGCGCTCGCACTCATTCCACGCCGCGTATTACGGAAACATGGGCGACAACGGACTGCCCGATCAGATCGCGGCGATGAAGCAGCTCGCCCAACGCTATTCGTGGATCGACCTCGACCGCGCGGGCATCTACGGCCATTCGGGCGGCGGCTACGCGACCGCCGATGCAATGCTGCGGTATCCGGATTTCTTCAAGGTGGGCGTGTCGGAGGCAGGCAACCACGACAACCGCGAATACGAGGACGACTGGGGCGAGAAGTGGCAGGGGTTGTTGGTGAAGAAGCCGGACGGCACGAGCAACTACGACGACCAGGCGAACGAGAACATGGCGGCGAACCTGAAGGGCAAGCTCTTGATCGCCTACGGCACTACCGACAACAACGTACCGCCGTACAACTCGCTGCTCCTGGTGAACGAGTTGATCAAGCACAACAAGGATTTCGACCTGATCGCGCTGCCTAACCGGCGCCACGGCTTCGGGAACGAGCCCTACATGATCCGGCGACGCTGGGACTATTTCGTCCGCTACCTGTTGGGCGCGGAGCCGCCGGCCGGCTACGAGGTGCACGGCCCCAGGCCCGGAGCGCCGTTGTTCTAGCGTTAGGCGGAGAACGGTGACGACAGAACGGGGGCATCCGGTTGTCCGGTGCCCCCGGTTTTCGAGCGATGCCGGCGGGGTTTTGCCCGCGGCGTCAGTCTATTACCAGCGATAGTGCGCGAAGGCCTTGTTTGCTTCGGCCATGCGGTGCGTGTCGTCCTTCTTCTTCATCGCATTGCCTTCGCCCTTGGACGCCGCCACCACCTCGGCTGCCAGCTTCTCGGCCATCGACTTTTCGTTGCGATCGCGCGAGAACTGCATCAGCCAGCGCATCGCCAACGCGGTGCGACGCTCGGGACGCACTTCGACCGGTACCTGATACGTCGCGCCGCCGACGCGACGACTCTTCACTTCGACCACCGGCTTCAAGTTCTGCAAGGCTTGCTTGAACACGTTCACGCCCGGCTGGCCCGTGCGCGATTCTACGAGGTCCATCGCGCCATAAAAAATATGCTCCGCCGTCGACTTCTTCCCCTGCAGCATGAGCGTGTTGATGAACTTCGAAACGGTCTGGCTATCGTAGCGCGC
This region includes:
- a CDS encoding PqqD family protein, whose product is MLPVANPNVIYKALLDGEAVLFSTEEEVYFGLNEVGARVWELLPPATNSLEELCAALSVQYPDADPAMIRADVTELIEELSRHRLVIAHGSERTDEQSDETPSQTGRTESARVG
- a CDS encoding DPP IV N-terminal domain-containing protein produces the protein MRPSARLLLASLVLAPPAALSQQTATTTATVTSADYARAEKFLAWNTAPLISGATVRVAWLPGDKFWYRNSTAQGYEFVLVDAQHHTRTRAFDQDRVAAALSAAAGRAYDAWHLPITRLEFSADGRSITFETDDAHRTFTCDVAGHRCTPQPAQPDLRDDVVSPDGKLAAFIRNDNLWVRDLATGTDRQLTTDGVKDFGYATDNAGWTKSDRPVLAWSADSKKIATFQQDQRGVGEMYLVETRVGHPVLEQWKYPLPGDSVIPTIQRVIIDLNGPRVIRLQMPPDQHRSTTCDHILCGRKFADVEWSGDASHLAFVSTSRDHKHETLRVADAATGAVRDVLQESVPTFYESGYNAENWRVLDTLKQVIWYSERDNWGNLYLYDLASGSLVKQITTGPGNVLQVLRVDQKDKTIYFTSAGREPGTDPYFVQVYRIRLDGTHLQLLTPENADHEVSMSPDGRFFVDSWSTPEVPPKTVLRDENGRTVMPLETADISRLVAAGWKPPIPITVTARDGKTDLYGLLFRPTKFDSTKKYPIINHIYPGPQVGSVGSRFFSASRGDAQSLAELGFVVVEIDAMGTPMRSHSFHAAYYGNMGDNGLPDQIAAMKQLAQRYSWIDLDRAGIYGHSGGGYATADAMLRYPDFFKVGVSEAGNHDNREYEDDWGEKWQGLLVKKPDGTSNYDDQANENMAANLKGKLLIAYGTTDNNVPPYNSLLLVNELIKHNKDFDLIALPNRRHGFGNEPYMIRRRWDYFVRYLLGAEPPAGYEVHGPRPGAPLF
- the rpsG gene encoding 30S ribosomal protein S7 is translated as MSRRQKSIKRPVLADARYDSQTVSKFINTLMLQGKKSTAEHIFYGAMDLVESRTGQPGVNVFKQALQNLKPVVEVKSRRVGGATYQVPVEVRPERRTALAMRWLMQFSRDRNEKSMAEKLAAEVVAASKGEGNAMKKKDDTHRMAEANKAFAHYRW